The genomic stretch aataataattaatataattgatttttaattattaattctatatttaattaatataattgatttaattaaaaataataataatttttttataaaaaaatatttaaacTAAATAGTAAATAGTTATAGTTTTTCATGATAATAAAAAAATTGGgatattattatttttgattaaattaataataaaaatgaataatatttagaatattaataatagaaataattggtgtcttatatattaataataaaattgttatttttccctccaaaatgtcAATCATTTTTTGGGAATGATATCTTTCCCGCCAAAAAGTTTTTGTGTTTGTACTGTCTCGACCAATGATTTGTCGAGTATTCAACTATTAATTTTTGTATAAATAGCAGAACTTGTAGAAATGTAACTCAGACCACCAAATCCTTTCTTTAGTTCATAATGTCTGTTTGTGGTCTTGTATTTTATGGACACGGTGAAAAAATGAGTGTTTGCCTTGATCCGCAATGGAATTTCAGAACACTGATTTCTGCCATCCACACTGGCTTCCGACATTTGGGCGGGCGTCGTATGAAGGTGAGGAAAGTAGAGTATCGTTGTCCATACATAACGTTGACTGATGCAAGCCCCGATGGTACGTACATGTATTACCTGGATCGtatagaaaatgatgaagatgtcCAGTGTATGTTTTCGGCACATAGTGGTGAAGTTAATAGAGGAGTTGAAGGTCcacttgtgttggttgttgttgttgattagttttttaattaccagttgtgttggttgttgttgttgtttagttaATGTGGTCTTACTTTGTAACCATAACCCTTTGATTAACAAATGTATTTCATAAATGTTTGTTCCCAAAAGACATTAGAAATACACAATGGTTTATATATATTACGTGCATAGTagttaataaataaataaataaacatagTCATCTGAACGGATATTTAAAACAACAACATAGTCATCTGGAAGGTCGTTGGGATGGTCCTGCAACATTAGGACATTTCCTACGCATGTGTCCTATTTCACGACAAATTCCACACCTTCTCTTCTCCTTCTCAACGTCATCCACCTCGGTTCTAATCCTGGTGTTGTTTGGGCGCCctttcttcctccttctcatagAGTCGTCGTGGCAAAGAGTAAATCCTTCATATTGTGGCCAATTCTCCTCATGGGGAAGTCCTAGGAAACTCTCCTGATAGACCTTGAAGACGTTAAGAATTTTGAAGACGTTTGGAATGTGAATGGAATAGTCCTGGCGTATGCTCGAACATGCTGCGATTACATGGGAGCAAGGTAAGTGAAATGCCTGAAATTTCCCACAGTCACAGTGTTGTTTCCTCATATCAACACTGAACGTTCTGGTTGATCGACCGTCGTTATGATTAATCTTCTCTTGGACCATGAAATAAAATCTCTCTCGGTCGAACTGCATGACGTTATGCGTGTTAGCTTTGATGACTTCCTCAGCCATCCCCTTGTTGCAGTTATCAGTGAAAACCTGCCCAGAGGCTAACATTTTTGTCCACTGATGGCCTCTTCTACCAAATAGTGATCCTAAACGATAGTACGTAGATTTGACCAATGCAGTGATTGGAAGGTTCCGGGTTTCTTTCAACACCGCGTTCATTGCTTCTGCTAGGTTAGTTGTCATGTGACCCCAGCGTTGccctccgtcaaatgcccttgccCACTTCTCGCGAGGGATGTTGTCTATCCATGATAAAGCGTCGTTGTTTGTTCTTCGGATTTCCCCCCGATAGTAGTTAAACGTTGCCTCTGTTAATGCATAACCCATGTTAACAACTATTTTCCGCAGATCCTTGTCTTTAATCTCCCGCATGAAGTTTCcgcgatatgtctaatgcaatagacgtGTGATGAAGGAGGAAACTGCCATCCATTTTTTGGGTTGTTGTATGCATTCTTTATTGATTCATGCCTGTCTGATATTAGGCATAGATTTGCTTGGGGGGTAACATGCATTCTCAAAttcttaagaaagaaactccaGGCTTCCTTTGTCTCACTTTCAACCAATGGGAATGCTATCGGAAATATGTTCCCGTTCCCATCCTGTGCCACAGCCATCAGCAGAGTCCCTCTGTACTTGCCATACAACCAAGTTCCATTAACCTGCACAATTGGTTTACAATACGCGAAGCCACGTATACATGGTCTAAACGCCCAAAACAGACGATGAAATATCCTTTGGTCACCCAAGTATGAACCATCATTTGAAATCACAGGTAGGGTTTGTAATTCTATAATGGTACCTGGCAGATATGTTTTCATTACCAGTATCCACTGCGGAAGATCGTTGTAAGATGTCTCCCAGTTTCCATAGAGCGACTCAATCGCCTTACACTTTGCAATCCATGCCTTTTTGTATGATATGATATACCGGTATTTCTCAACAACATGAGCAATGATAACCTTCACCTTAAGAGAAGCGTCCCGATTTACAAGCTCCATTATGGTCTTGCTAATCATTTCTGAACTGAGTTTTGTATGGTCTTGTGACATGGAAGTGGTTGTGCACGTATGAGGCCCACTAGACTTACCAACTCTCCACCTTGAGTTGCCCTTGTGCAAAGAGACCCTGCATTTGAAATTGCATGTTGAATTTCTACATTTGATGACAAAACGTACACTGTCAGATTTAACCACAGAAAAATCTAGACTACGTTTTATATGCCATTGTTGCAACGCCAGAAGACACTTTTCCTTATCTTCATACTCTATGCCCTCCTCTATTTCGTCAAAGTTGTGAGTTGGTATGAAACTGCCGAAAACGGAGATTGGTTCGGCATCATCCAAACTTATATTTTGCATGTGCACAGGTGGGTTGTATAAACTAATTGGTTGCGCTCTTAGCGCAACGGCCGGTGTGTCTAATATTTCCTCATTGCCATCGTCATCGCTAACACCGAAAAGATCTTCAAATCGAACCTCCTCAAGATCATCCTCACTATTCTCGCCCACCTCTTCATTTGGTATGAAAGGTTCATTATTTTGAGTCGGCTCTTCGTCAATGGCTTGACTCATTCCATAGTTGTGTGACTGTACAGATTGCGTTGGATAACAGTGATTTTCTTTGTGAGACGGTTGTTCCTCAACATTGTCACTCGGTTGTTCTTCAAGATTATCGACTAGACGAACATATATCTCAATGCTGGGTAATTGAGATAATGTTACATGACATTGAAACATCGACCTGACATCTTCGTCGGTCTTAATCGGTGTCATTATGTGAAAGACGGTATTATCATCTCCATTAAATAATGGTTGACGATAAATGATCTCCATTGAGTTTTCCCTTCAGCGTGGGAATCTAACGTTGCAGGGAATCCTTACAAAGTTTTTTGCATGCATTACATGCCATGCAAGAGTCTAATCCTCTACTCAAAGTTTTaccaaatttttttattataattttacCACTATAAATATTCAATACTTCTACACTTCTTACTCATCATCTACCTACAATTTCTATTTCACACATTCTTACCCTCTTCAAATATTTACTCTCTTCAATTTCTACACTTCCTTTCAAGATGTCTTTCCTATGGATGAGCGAATCACACCGTGGGACGGCGACAAACATCGCCGAATACGTAAGTCTCATTCAAATATTCATTTTTATTATCGTTTTTTATTATCGTTTTTTATTTCCGTTCTTTATTAGACCAAatattcattactattctttattttaatttcagCAAGATGGAAAATTTCGGGTCCATTCGCATTCATATATTGAACCAAGTGCGGTTATAATACCGTACTTGGAGCTAGCAGGTTTTGCGAATGTGGCAAAAATTACAAGTCTAAAAGTAGACTCTAAACTCATTGTGGCATTGTTAGAGAGATGGAGACCGGAGACACATACATTTCATTTaccaaccggtgaatgtaccATCACATTAGAGGATGTGAGCATGTTATTCGGTCTCCGAATCCATGGAAAAGCTGTCAATGGGCCAACAAACGTAACCAATGACGTTTACATGGAAAATTTGGGAATCGAACCAACCGCCTCAGATAAAAATGGGGCTTCTGTGAAAATTGTTTGGCTAGAAGCAGTATTAACGCAACTCAAAAATAACCCTAACCCGTCCGAGGTAGAAAATATTTTACATGCAAAAATTTATATTTTACTTTTAATTGCTACTTTTTTAATGCTAGATAAAAGTCACAATTTGTTGCATTCTTCTTGGTTACCTTTAGTAGGAGACCTTGAAAAATGTAATTCATACAGTTGGGGTTCTGCTTGTTTGGCTACATTATATAGACATATGTGCAAGGCGGCCCATAGTGGAGTAAAGAGCATAGGAGGATGTGTGGTATTACTAACTGTATGGGCATTCACACGCATACCCTTGATAGCCCCGGTTAGTAACGAGGTTCCATCATTTCCTTATGCATTAAGGTAACGGttttcatttaaatgcaatttATATTTATCAAAATTATTTATACCTCACTTTAAcgtattttttttaatatgcaAGATGGTGCAAACGAGGTATGAATTATCGAACTAATCCTCGACATCATTTACAAGGGTACCGTGTTGCAATAGAACACATGGAAGAAAAAGATGTAAGAATGATTAATTATAATATTtaacttatttaaatttattatatacattctaatattaattataatattaaacttatttaaatttattgtatacattctaatattaattataatattaaagttatttattttatacattctaatagttatatttcttttaacagtttatttggaggccgTACATACAATATCCAGTGCCTGATTATAATGACAGCCGAGTCTGGAGTGCAACAACATATATCATATGTTTCTATACCGTTGAGATGCATCAGACGGATCGAGTCAAACTCCAATTTGGATTTGAACAACAAATACCGTCTCCGCCAAGATGTCTAAGTGAACACCATAACATGACTATGGTCAAAGCTTGGGACACGCATTGGCAAGATTTAAATAAAGAAGAGCTGAAAGAATGGAAAAGAAGAAGGCATTTGGTGTTACAAGGAAACTCGGTCATTGGTGAGTCTAAGCCGGGTAGAGAATACATGAATTGGTTTTTATCAATTCCTTTTATGCACGTTGCTCCGACACAATTTTTGGATGATCCCCGTCAACGTGTAGCTTCCTCAACCCAACACACAACCCAACACACAACATCACCCCCACAACAACATAACCAACCATCATCCTCAGCTTAACAAACATACCAACACATCCAGACCACCCAACAACACACCTTTTATTCCACCTCAACTCAACACCATAATCCCCAAACTCCATTCCCTCCAACAAACTACTTTTAcaaccaacaatatcaacaacaaaccaaCCTACGCCCACCCATACAATACACTCCAATTCCTCAACCCAACTTCGAATACTCAAACCCTCATTCTCAACCCCAACCTTCTAACACCACATATGCACATCTCACTCCCACATACAACCCTGATGATGTGTATTATCCTCCTATCCAACACACCCCACCCCAAACCTACACACAAACCACACATTCACTACCCAACTTTGACCTCACTGATGACCATTTAATGAGTATGTCTTCTTTTGGCGTTCAAGAACTCGACGTTATGGATATGCCTCCTAACACATCACAACAACGTCAaagtcaacaacaacaacaaaatgCCCTTGATGAATTGTCTTCCGACTCATCTCCGTCTCCCGTAAGACAAAGACAAGAAGACTTGGGCAAGGGAAAACGAAAAAAAGTTGGCACAAGATGTGGAACAGGCGGTCACTATAGATAAAATGTATTGCTTCCATTATATCAATAAAATGTATTTCTTCTATTATATCAATAAAATGTATTTGCTTCCATTATATcaattaatcatttttattattaatatttcaaaaataataatatcacaatttttttattatcattaaaaactataattatttactattttattaaatcaattaaaaattatcacaattatatcaattaaaaactataattatcacaattatatcaattaaatcaattaaaaactataactacaattatataattaaatcaattaaaaactaTAATTATTTACTATTTCAAATATAATTATTTACTACTTAATAATAATATCACAATTTCTTTATTATcattaaaaattattattatttttaattaaatcaattatattaattaaatatagaattaatatttaaaaaacaattatattaattattattagtatttaataaactatttaaaatattaaaaaaaaatgttcatctcctcgtcacttcaagtgacgagCTCACACAGCGTATTTTGGGTCTTCATACGCTCGTCACTTGAGAAAATTTTACCTTATACCCCTACATTTATCCTTATACCCctacattttataaaaaataccaattttatccttatatattttaaaataatttattattttattatttaaatattttttaaattttattttacataccggaagactttgtaaaaaaattccggtagtcatttttcacgtattttttaaacatttttttaTGTACCGGAATactttacaaaagagttccggtacacaaaaattgactaccggaacttttttacaaagtcttccggtatgcaaaaaaaaagtcaaaaaatatttgaaaattgagtaccggaactcttttgcaaagtcttccgcTTCACAAAAATTGACTATCGGAACTCTTTTACAAAGTCTTCGGTACAcaaaaaaaatgataaaaaaatatttgaaaatgactaccggaactcttttgtaaagtcttccggtacataAAATTTGACTATCGGAACTCatttgcaaagtcttccggtacacacaaaaaaatgttaaaaaaatatttgaaaaatgactaccggaactcttttgcaaagtcttccggatacaaaaattgactaccggaactcttttgcaaagtcttccggtacataaaaaaatgataaaaaaatatttgaaaatgactaccggaactcttttgtaaagtcttccggtacataAAATTTGACTATCAGAACTCatttgcaaagtcttccggtacacacaaaaaaatgttaaaaaaatatatgaaaaatgactaccggaactcttttgcaaaatcttccggatacaaaaattgactaccggaactcttttgcaaagtcttccggtacataaaaaaatgataaaaaaatatttgaaaatgactaccggaactcttttgtaaagtcttccggtacataAAATTTGACTATCGGAACTCatttgcaaagtcttccggtacacacaaaaaaatgttaaatttttttttgaaaaatgactaccagaactcttttgcaaagtcttccggaTACAAAAATTGACTAtcggaactcttttgcaaagtcttccggtaaataaaaaaatattaaaaaaatacttGAAAAATGACTACCAAACCTTTTTGCAAAGTTTTCCGatacataaaaataaaattttaaaaatatttaaaaataaaataataaattaattaaaaacatataaggataaaattggtattttttataaaatatagGGGTGAAAGGATAAATGTAGGGGTATAAGGTAAAACTTtcgtcacttgaagtgacgagTCCTTACTGAAAAATTTGGGCCTTCAGCCTCTTGTCACTTGAAGTGACGAACCCAAACTGAAAAAGAGGTAGATTGAGATTTTTTTTTCAGAATGGGGTATattggataaaaaaattcaatattGAGACAAGTCAGGAAAAAACTCACATGCGTTCTAATTTTATCAATGATAACAATTGCGAAACAACAGgaatataaaaataaaaaatgaatataacTTTGTGACAGTTGTTTAACATCCATAGGTAAAACAATCCCCTATTAATACAAACCTCTGTTTATAGACTTTTTTTCTTGCAGTGATTCAGAGGTATAAGAGAAAAAACTCATAAAGTAAAACTGGTTTACTGCATCATAGACACAACTAAATTTTGTTTGTACTTTCCAAACATACAATTTACTATTCATTCTCACCTTTAACCATGAATTACTATAACGTGTTTACTACATTACAAACTGACAGGCACGATAATTGTTAATAGTGACATCTTCACAGATACTTTGTCTCCATCTCATTCTCTTCCCTCATCAAACTACACCATGTTTGTTTTGAATCTTGATTCCTTAgaaattttaatttattattaatCAAACAAATTGTGTTTTCATTGAAATGTTGAACAATAATCATTcacaaaatatatatatatatatatatatatatatatatatatatatatatatatatatattaataataataatggcAAATCGAACCAAACCAAACTGTTAAATTTAACTGAACTGAAGTTAAAATAACCAAATTATTATATTTGACTAGTGAACCCAACTATGTTGCACACACTCTTCTAGAAATGAACCAAACGATTAAAGGACTAACCCAAACTGAAACTCAACAGAATCGAATCTAAAAATGAAAACCGATACAACTAGGTTTAAAACTTTTATTAAAGAAGTTCAAAAAAAATATAATGgtttcatttttggaaaaattGCCCTGCTATAGTTAGTATTGTTTGGAATTTCAAACTGGTATATCAAAATAACGATTTTAATTTGATTTagttttaaataaaattaaacagTGTGGTTCAATTTAAATAACTTTTTACTTAGATTTGGTTCGGTtttgtaatatatatatatatatatatatatatatatatatatatatatatatatatatatatatatatatatatatatatatatatatatatatatatatatatatatatgacatGAGGAGGACCCTATGTTTCCCATTATAAGCCATGATtgatttccaagtttcaaaaaAAGGACAGTAAAAACAAGAAGGATACCTAAAATTAGTACACAAATAATTGAGTAAAAAGAACAATGAAGTAGAAAAGATGAAGAGTAGGTGCAGGAAGAGAGCATCCATCATAGGTAGTAGTAGGTGTTAGGATGAAAAAAGGAACAATATTAACTCATCAAAAAAGCTATTTTTATTGCTTCAGCTTTAATGCATAAAAGTAACACAACTATATTCAGAAAAATCAAAGAAAAATGCATTATGAGAGAGATAAACATTGCTATATGAACTGAGTAAAAATATAATGAATAAACTCATTGCAATAAGTGATTATAAGGGAAGATTaacaattaattaattaattaattaattaagaaTGTGTTCACGAGTGTGTCAGAGATTTTAGGACACAGAGGTATTTATCTTTTTTTTAAGGACAAGTCACTGCTTATAGTGACAGATAATTTTACTGTTGGGCTGtttttttttccttctttttaATCTTCTTTTTCTGAGTTCATTTCATTGGACAATTTTAGTTGTTTTACTTTCTatgctttttttttcttttacaaCTTTTCAAGAGCTTTTTCTTTTGAGTATTTGATTGATTCTATCAAGGTGATTCTTTTTACTACAAAAAAGTTGCATTTGTTTAATACTAACATTGTTAGTTTCATGTGTTATGTCACAATCTTGTTTTTTTTTACATATTCCATGCTTCACCCCATGTTCCAGAGCTGTGTTTTTGTCATATAATGTAGTTTTTCACGAGGTGTTTGTTTTCTAAGATTCTTGATAAACAAAACTGTGACTTGTTTGTTTTTGTAGGTTTTCACTTCAATGGGTAGAACAATAAGGTGGTTCAAGAATTTGTTTGGGATAAAGAAAGATAGAGATAATTCAAATTCGAATTTGAATTCGAATTCTTCCAGTACTAAATGGAATTCTCCTCTTGAAACTTTCTCCAAGAGAGATTCAAGAGGTTTGTGTCATAATCCAGCTACTATACCGCCTAACATTTCACCTGCGGAAGCGGCTTGGGTTCAATCCTTCTACTCAGAATCCGAGAAGGAGCAAAACAAGCACGCCATTGCTGTTGCAGCTGCCACTGCAGCAGCCGCAGATGCTGCTGTGGCAGCTGCTCAAGCTGCCGTGGCTGTTGTTAGACTAACCAGCCACGGCAGAGATACCATGTTTGGTGGCGGACACCAGAAATTCGCTGCTGTCAAGATTCAAACCACATTTAGAGGCTACTTGGTAAGTTTACTTTATCTTTCCTTAATTACTCAAATTCAATCCTCTTAAAATTTTTGGTCTATGTAATAGGCAAGAAAAGCACTAAGAGCTTTAAAGGGGTTGGTGAAGTTACAAGCACTGGTGAGAGGGTACTTAGTGAGGAAGCAAGCAACAGCAACACTTCACAGTATGCAAGCTCTGATTAGAGCTCAACAAACAGTGAGGTCTCATAAATCTCGTGGACTCGCAATGAACACGAAGAATGAAACACATAACAGATTTCAAACACAAGCAAGAAGATCCATGGTAAAAAAAATCTACAGATCTCATACATAATTATAGTATCAAATATGAATCACTTCAATAGtcttttgtttgtgtttgttatgaTTATTTGAACCAATGTTTTGTAGGAAAAGTACAATCACAATGAGAGTAATAGGAATGAGTAcacatcttcaactccaatccACAGTAGAAGATTATCATCTTCTTTTGATGCTACTGTCAGCGGCAACAataacagcaacaacaacaataacaattaTGATATTGAAAGTCCGAAAATAGTGGAAATTGATACCGGGAGGCCAAAATCAAGGTCGAGAAGAAGCAACACATCAATTTCTGATTTTGGCGACGACCCGTCATTTCAAGCACTTTCATCTCCACATCCAATTATCCCATCTCAGTTATTCATTCCAAATCAAAGGAGTTTCATTGAATCAGATTGGGGAATAACAGGGGAAGAATGCAGATTTTCAACCGCGCAAAGCACTCCGCGCTTCACAAGTTCGTGTAGTTGTGGATTTGTTGCACCTTCTACACCTAAAACAATTTGTGGAGACAGTTTCTACATTGGTGAATATGGTAATTATCCTAACTACATGGCTAATACACAGTCTTTTAAGGCTAAATTGAGGTCTCATAGTGCTCCAAAGCAACGACCCGAACCGGTTCCTAAGAAGAGGCTTACATTGAATGAACTCATGGAATCTAGAAACAGTTTGAGTGGAGTTAGAATGCAAAGATCTTGTTCACAGATTCAGGATGCTATCAATTTTAAGAATGCTGTTATGAGTAAGTTAGACAAATCCACTGATTTCGATAGAAACTACTCCAATCAAAGGAGGTGGTGATCAATACATCAGCGTCAGGTCAGATCGTGTCTGGTGTCTGTGTCAATCTCTGCCTAGGATGTTCCATCAAGAAAGAATTTAAGGATTATAAAAGTGATGATAAACTAGAAGGTCTTTATTGTAACTTGCAAAAAGTTTATGCTTCTTGTATTTGTTTAGTGTAGTTAAACTTGTTTTATTTGAGTTGAAAGAAAATGTTTACTCTAAAAAGTGAAGCAGCATCAATGTTATAATGTCTTACAGCAATGTTGCATTTTATTTGACAATAAGAAAAGGCACATTAATTGTTTTGCAACAATTTTGAATCACTCGTAATGAGTGAATACTCATGAGTTGAAAGATATTCAAATCTACACTATTATTAAGAAAGAATGATTGAGAATTTGGTATTCATTGAATGACTGTGGGGGAATCTTTAATGTCAGGGTACATCACGTACTATGATGGGACGTTTACTGTTATCTATGTCCACACTTATTTTTTCTATTGTTTTCAACTACGAAAGTGAAAGGTTGTAGTAGAAGTAAGTAAGGGTATGTGTTT from Lathyrus oleraceus cultivar Zhongwan6 chromosome 7, CAAS_Psat_ZW6_1.0, whole genome shotgun sequence encodes the following:
- the LOC127101852 gene encoding uncharacterized protein LOC127101852 — its product is MTPIKTDEDVRSMFQCHVTLSQLPSIEIYVRLVDNLEEQPSDNVEEQPSHKENHCYPTQSVQSHNYGMSQAIDEEPTQNNEPFIPNEEVGENSEDDLEEVRFEDLFGVSDDDGNEEILDTPAVALRAQPISLYNPPVHMQNISLDDAEPISVFGSFIPTHNFDEIEEGIEYEDKEKCLLALQQWHIKRSLDFSVVKSDSVRFVIKCRNSTCNFKCRVSLHKGNSRWRVGKSSGPHTCTTTSMSQDHTKLSSEMISKTIMELVNRDASLKVKVIIAHVVEKYRYIISYKKAWIAKCKAIESLYGNWETSYNDLPQWILVMKTYLPGTIIELQTLPVISNDGSYLGDQRIFHRLFWAFRPCIRGFAYCKPIVQVNGTWLYGKYRGTLLMAVAQDGNGNIFPIAFPLVESETKEAWSFFLKNLRMHVTPQANLCLISDRHESIKNAYNNPKNGWQFPPSSHVYCIRHIAETSCGRLKTRICGK
- the LOC127101853 gene encoding serine/threonine-protein phosphatase 7 long form homolog, whose translation is MNYRTNPRHHLQGYRVAIEHMEEKDFIWRPYIQYPVPDYNDSRVWSATTYIICFYTVEMHQTDRVKLQFGFEQQIPSPPRCLSEHHNMTMVKAWDTHWQDLNKEELKEWKRRRHLVLQGNSVIGESKPGREYMNWFLSIPFMHVAPTQFLDDPRQRVASSTQHTTQHTTSPPQQHNQPSSSA
- the LOC127106010 gene encoding protein IQ-domain 26 — encoded protein: MGRTIRWFKNLFGIKKDRDNSNSNLNSNSSSTKWNSPLETFSKRDSRGLCHNPATIPPNISPAEAAWVQSFYSESEKEQNKHAIAVAAATAAAADAAVAAAQAAVAVVRLTSHGRDTMFGGGHQKFAAVKIQTTFRGYLARKALRALKGLVKLQALVRGYLVRKQATATLHSMQALIRAQQTVRSHKSRGLAMNTKNETHNRFQTQARRSMEKYNHNESNRNEYTSSTPIHSRRLSSSFDATVSGNNNSNNNNNNYDIESPKIVEIDTGRPKSRSRRSNTSISDFGDDPSFQALSSPHPIIPSQLFIPNQRSFIESDWGITGEECRFSTAQSTPRFTSSCSCGFVAPSTPKTICGDSFYIGEYGNYPNYMANTQSFKAKLRSHSAPKQRPEPVPKKRLTLNELMESRNSLSGVRMQRSCSQIQDAINFKNAVMSKLDKSTDFDRNYSNQRRW